The window GCGGTGGAAGCCTGCCGGAACCTTCATCCGGATGTGGTGCTGATGGATATTAATATGGACCCCATGAACGGTATTGAAGCCACCAAGGCCATTCGTGAATTCTCCAACGATATTAAGATTATCGGTATTTCTGTACATACAGACCTTTCTTATATCAATGCATTGATGCAGGCCGGGGGCAATGGTTATGTAACGAAGAATTCCTCCGGGGAAGAGATGATCGGCGCTATTATGCTGGTGATGGAAGGCCAGCAGTATTTCTGTAAAGAGATTGCTGATATTATTAATTAGCCAAGGTTTATCACTACATAATAAAGCCTGAAGAGCAGTCTTCAGGCTTTATGCTTTTATAGCGTACTTGTTATTCAGGCAGTAGCTGCTTCCAATGCATGGGTATGAATAGCCTGTTCTGGCTCGCCTTTAAAGGCTTCCCTTGGTTTTAAGCCCAGCATATCAAACATGGCCATGTCCTCATCAAATGTAGGATTGGGCGTAGTGAGCAGCTTGTCGCCAGCGAAGATGGAATTGGCGCCGGCCATAAAGCACAGGCTCTGATCGGCAATGCTCATGCTGGTGCGGCCGGCACTAAGTCGTACCATAGCTTTGGGCATAAGTATACGGGCTGTGGCAATCATACGTACCATGTCCCATACGTTCACTTTGGTATTGTGCTCAAGCGGTGTTCCTTTTACAGGCACCAGGGCATTCACCGGAACGCTTTCCGGATGTTGCGGCATGGTAGCGAGGGTATGCAGCATTTGAATCCGGTCGTCATGCGTTTCTCCCAGTCCTACGATCCCGCCACAACAAACAGATACGCCGGCTTTGCGTACATTGTCCAGCGTTTGCAGGCGGTCGTCATAGGTGCGGGTAGTGATGATCTCACCATAGTATTCTGAAGAGGTGTCGAGGTTATGGTTGTAGGCATATAAACCGGCATCGGCTAATTTCTGCGCCTGGTCTTCTGTAAGCATACCCAGGGTACAACATACTTCCATACCCAGTTCATTTACGCCTTTCACCATGTCCAGCACCCTGTCAAAGTCGCGGTTATTGCGTACTTCCCGCCAGGCAGCGCCCATACAAAAGCGGGTGGATCCGGCTTCTTTTGCCTTTTTGGCATATTCCAGCACTTCATCTTTCTTCATTAAAGCCTGTACGTTCACATCTGTATGATAACGGGCAGCCTGCGGACAATAGGCGCAATCCTCTGAACAGCCCCCGGTTTTGATGGATAAGAGGGTACATACCTGCACCTCTCCGGTATCATTATATTGACGATGTATGGTGGCAGCGCGATAAACCAGCTCCAGCAGGGGGGTGTTATAGATCTCTTTTACCTCGGATAGCGTCCAGTCGGATTTTATCATAGCTAATTTTTTACACTTTAACAGCGAATATAATGTTTTAGGTTATTTGTTTGACCTCAAATGCTCCGGCAATATTACCAAGTTTCCCTGACTTAGGTTTGATTCGTTTCTGCAATCACCGGAGGGTATGCCCTGATTTTTTTCGCATTTGTGGATAACATCGTTAGCGTACAATTAGTTTGCGAATGGCAGAATGTTTAAAGCCGGGTATGGTATCAGTATAGTAAACAGAGCGCTGTAATACCCTTTGAAAATATTGGGTCAATACAGG of the Paraflavitalea devenefica genome contains:
- a CDS encoding response regulator yields the protein MIKVVIVDDHRLVREAWKLVLNRDNRLSVAAICENGFRAVEACRNLHPDVVLMDINMDPMNGIEATKAIREFSNDIKIIGISVHTDLSYINALMQAGGNGYVTKNSSGEEMIGAIMLVMEGQQYFCKEIADIIN
- the bioB gene encoding biotin synthase BioB, with protein sequence MIKSDWTLSEVKEIYNTPLLELVYRAATIHRQYNDTGEVQVCTLLSIKTGGCSEDCAYCPQAARYHTDVNVQALMKKDEVLEYAKKAKEAGSTRFCMGAAWREVRNNRDFDRVLDMVKGVNELGMEVCCTLGMLTEDQAQKLADAGLYAYNHNLDTSSEYYGEIITTRTYDDRLQTLDNVRKAGVSVCCGGIVGLGETHDDRIQMLHTLATMPQHPESVPVNALVPVKGTPLEHNTKVNVWDMVRMIATARILMPKAMVRLSAGRTSMSIADQSLCFMAGANSIFAGDKLLTTPNPTFDEDMAMFDMLGLKPREAFKGEPEQAIHTHALEAATA